Proteins encoded together in one Shewanella oneidensis MR-1 window:
- the metE gene encoding 5-methyltetrahydropteroyltriglutamate--homocysteine S-methyltransferase: MQLNSLGFPRIGRRRELKFALEKYWRGESTQAELHEVARELRRTHWQWQVAAGIEQVPVGDFAFYDQVLTLSATLNAIPDRHRGEGAIDLDTLFRVARGRAPTGTDAPASEMTKYFNTNYHYLVPELKQDQVFSIAYEQFFDEVAEAQALGYKAKPVLLGPVSYLYLAKTVGQDFDKLSLLPNLLKAYAEILARFAAQGVTWVQLEEPILALELTHEWQAAISESYQALKTAQVKILLTSYYGSISHHQALVSALPVAGLHLDLVTAPEQLALFANALRPDQILSVGVVNGRNVWAAEVDLIVERIGSVARDLCSQDGSRLWIGTSCSLLHSPVDLEVETTLAPTLRQQLAFAKQKLLELANVRQLLQAPESVAAKEIVNTCLARREAKAQAADAKVIARVAALTPADYERVSEFTERQAVQQRKYRLPLLPTTTIGSFPQTPAIRGLRSRWRKGELSDAQYTEQLQQVTRDTIDRQLKLGIDVLVHGEAERNDMVEYFGEQLEGVGFTKNGWVQSYGSRCVKPPLIYGDVSRPKAMTVDWAVFAQSLTDKPVKGMLTGPVTILHWSFAREDISRDTIATQLALAIRDEVVDLQHAGIGIIQIDEPAFREGLPLKQSEWQAYLDWAVNAFKLSAAGVVDETQIHTHMCYSEFNDTIAAIAAMDADVITIETSRSRMELLNAFEDFEYPNEIGPGVYDIHSPNTPSVEAMVHLIEKAAQKVPVRQLWVNPDCGLKTRTWDEVEPALKNMVDATRELRRRLG, from the coding sequence ATGCAATTAAACAGTCTTGGTTTTCCCCGTATCGGGCGTCGTCGTGAACTGAAGTTTGCCCTCGAAAAATACTGGCGCGGTGAGAGCACCCAAGCTGAACTGCATGAGGTGGCCAGGGAGTTACGTCGTACCCATTGGCAATGGCAAGTGGCAGCGGGGATTGAGCAAGTGCCAGTAGGGGATTTTGCCTTTTACGATCAAGTATTAACCCTGAGTGCGACCTTAAACGCTATTCCAGATCGTCACCGCGGCGAGGGCGCAATCGATCTTGATACCTTATTCCGTGTTGCCCGTGGCCGTGCACCAACCGGCACCGATGCGCCAGCCTCGGAAATGACTAAGTATTTCAACACCAACTATCACTACTTAGTGCCAGAGCTTAAGCAAGACCAAGTGTTCTCTATCGCCTATGAGCAGTTTTTTGATGAAGTGGCCGAGGCCCAGGCGCTGGGTTATAAAGCCAAGCCCGTATTGTTAGGCCCTGTGAGTTACTTGTATCTGGCCAAAACCGTGGGTCAGGATTTTGATAAACTCAGTTTATTGCCAAATCTTTTAAAAGCTTATGCTGAGATTCTTGCGCGTTTTGCTGCGCAGGGAGTGACTTGGGTTCAACTTGAAGAACCAATCCTCGCGCTCGAATTAACTCACGAGTGGCAAGCGGCGATTAGCGAATCTTATCAAGCGCTTAAAACGGCTCAAGTAAAGATTTTACTCACCAGCTACTATGGCAGCATTAGCCATCATCAGGCGCTGGTTTCCGCGCTGCCAGTGGCGGGTCTGCACCTAGATTTAGTGACTGCCCCTGAGCAATTAGCTTTGTTTGCTAATGCCTTAAGACCAGATCAAATTTTGTCAGTTGGCGTAGTTAATGGCCGTAACGTGTGGGCGGCTGAAGTTGACCTGATTGTCGAGCGTATCGGCAGCGTTGCCAGAGACTTATGCTCACAAGACGGATCGCGCCTATGGATTGGCACCTCCTGTTCATTGCTGCACAGCCCTGTGGATTTAGAGGTGGAGACAACGCTCGCGCCGACGCTACGTCAGCAGCTTGCGTTTGCTAAGCAAAAGCTGCTGGAACTGGCTAATGTGCGCCAATTGTTGCAGGCCCCTGAGTCTGTCGCGGCCAAAGAGATAGTTAACACCTGTTTGGCCCGCCGTGAGGCCAAGGCGCAGGCGGCGGATGCTAAAGTAATCGCCCGTGTTGCTGCGCTGACCCCAGCCGACTATGAGCGTGTGAGCGAATTTACTGAGCGCCAAGCGGTGCAGCAGCGCAAGTATCGTTTGCCATTGCTGCCAACGACCACGATTGGCTCATTCCCACAAACACCGGCAATCCGTGGTTTACGCAGTCGCTGGCGCAAAGGTGAGTTAAGCGATGCCCAATATACCGAGCAGTTGCAGCAAGTGACTCGCGATACTATCGACCGCCAACTCAAACTCGGTATCGATGTGCTGGTACACGGTGAGGCCGAGCGTAATGACATGGTGGAATACTTCGGCGAGCAGCTCGAAGGTGTGGGCTTTACCAAAAATGGCTGGGTACAGAGTTATGGTTCTCGCTGCGTGAAGCCGCCATTGATTTATGGTGATGTGAGCCGCCCGAAAGCCATGACGGTTGATTGGGCTGTATTTGCCCAAAGCCTGACGGACAAACCTGTCAAAGGTATGTTAACGGGCCCTGTGACGATTCTACATTGGTCGTTCGCCCGTGAAGATATCAGCCGCGATACCATTGCCACCCAATTGGCGCTGGCAATTCGTGATGAAGTGGTGGATTTACAACATGCGGGCATTGGCATTATTCAAATTGATGAGCCAGCCTTCCGCGAAGGTCTGCCATTAAAACAAAGTGAGTGGCAGGCTTACTTAGATTGGGCGGTCAATGCCTTTAAACTGAGTGCGGCAGGTGTGGTGGATGAAACCCAAATCCACACTCATATGTGCTACAGCGAGTTTAACGACACGATTGCCGCAATTGCCGCCATGGATGCTGACGTCATCACTATCGAGACTTCGCGCTCACGCATGGAGCTACTCAACGCCTTTGAAGATTTTGAATATCCAAATGAAATTGGCCCTGGCGTTTACGATATCCACTCGCCCAATACCCCAAGTGTTGAGGCTATGGTGCACCTTATCGAAAAAGCGGCGCAAAAAGTGCCAGTGCGCCAACTGTGGGTTAACCCCGATTGCGGCCTTAAGACCCGCACTTGGGATGAGGTAGAACCCGCACTGAAGAACATGGTGGATGCGACCCGCGAACTGCGTCGCCGCCTCGGCTAA
- a CDS encoding IS1595-like element ISSod11 family transposase — protein sequence MKTSSYLLKAGVDYPTNWDEFVDWFHDEQSCTSYLYALRWPNGFICPSCSSHQSPYQLSNGKLKCHACRFQCSVTSSTLFDKTRTPMKSWFAAVWFITNQKNGVSALGVQRLLGLGSYQTAWSLMHKLRYAMVDPERDKLSGIVEVDETLIGGVIPKSSIKNQQGKRKAIVLVAVELLSPSGFGRIRLRQVESATKEHIHQFIQDVIEPGSTICSDGSQAYKQIDKKGYKHNRMVHLGSSVPAHETMAGVHRVSSLCKRWLLGTYQGAVKAKQLDYYLDEFTFRFNRRKSDSRGLLFYRLLEQAVRSKPITYQSIKNR from the coding sequence ATGAAAACTTCATCGTATTTATTAAAAGCTGGCGTCGATTACCCTACAAATTGGGACGAATTTGTTGATTGGTTTCATGATGAACAATCTTGCACTAGCTACCTTTACGCACTTCGTTGGCCAAACGGATTCATTTGCCCAAGCTGTTCGAGCCATCAATCACCTTATCAGTTAAGTAATGGCAAGTTAAAATGTCATGCTTGCCGTTTTCAGTGTTCAGTAACATCAAGTACACTTTTTGACAAAACAAGAACCCCCATGAAAAGTTGGTTTGCAGCTGTCTGGTTTATTACAAATCAAAAGAATGGGGTCAGCGCTCTTGGAGTCCAAAGGCTATTAGGTCTTGGGAGTTATCAAACTGCTTGGTCTTTAATGCACAAGTTAAGATATGCCATGGTTGACCCTGAAAGAGATAAACTGTCCGGCATCGTAGAGGTTGACGAAACATTAATAGGTGGGGTCATTCCAAAATCATCTATTAAAAATCAACAGGGTAAGCGTAAAGCTATAGTTTTGGTGGCTGTTGAGCTGCTATCACCCTCTGGATTTGGGCGGATACGTTTAAGGCAAGTAGAAAGTGCAACTAAAGAACATATCCATCAATTCATTCAAGATGTAATAGAGCCTGGTAGCACAATTTGTAGTGATGGTTCTCAAGCATACAAGCAAATAGACAAAAAAGGATATAAGCATAATCGGATGGTGCATTTAGGTTCATCTGTACCTGCACATGAAACAATGGCTGGGGTGCATCGAGTCTCATCATTATGTAAAAGATGGCTTTTAGGTACGTATCAAGGTGCGGTAAAGGCTAAGCAACTTGATTATTATTTAGATGAATTTACATTTCGCTTCAACAGAAGAAAGTCAGATTCTCGGGGATTATTATTCTACAGGTTGCTTGAGCAAGCAGTGCGTTCTAAGCCGATAACGTACCAATCAATTAAAAATCGATAA
- a CDS encoding HDOD domain-containing protein — translation MTDLEQQVFTQVRAIIANEEQVIGRRGILIPLKKAILAEGDIRNVIDIISSDPALAAHMLMRSNSAQASGVVSPKSRSLKDALIRLGQVNIYRYAFAFYLKERLDELPQPYKKLVQGYWKLTENIATDAVDSLVDMPDVDVDPDEVQTLALFSVFGQIIALTAFAYLNASSEQSFPLSVIKSLIDNQQQTLTIEAFEALDLDQDLRQEFMIAHNLRQTRNPNSSGLVLRRVLSMRGLLLNPL, via the coding sequence ATGACAGATCTTGAGCAACAGGTTTTTACTCAAGTGAGAGCCATCATAGCGAATGAAGAGCAAGTAATTGGCCGCCGTGGGATCTTAATTCCACTTAAAAAGGCCATTCTTGCTGAAGGCGATATTCGTAATGTGATCGATATTATTTCGAGCGATCCCGCGTTAGCGGCCCATATGTTGATGCGCAGTAATTCAGCGCAGGCTTCTGGCGTGGTCAGCCCCAAGTCTCGTTCCTTAAAAGACGCCTTAATTCGTTTAGGTCAAGTCAATATTTACCGTTACGCCTTTGCGTTCTATCTGAAAGAGCGCCTCGATGAATTACCTCAACCCTATAAGAAGCTGGTGCAAGGTTATTGGAAACTCACGGAAAATATTGCAACTGATGCGGTCGACAGCTTGGTCGATATGCCGGATGTCGATGTCGACCCTGATGAAGTACAAACCTTGGCGCTGTTTAGCGTATTCGGGCAAATTATTGCTTTAACCGCTTTTGCCTATTTGAATGCGAGCTCTGAGCAATCTTTCCCGTTAAGTGTGATTAAGTCATTGATTGATAATCAGCAACAAACATTAACCATCGAAGCCTTTGAAGCCTTAGATCTCGACCAAGATCTGCGCCAAGAGTTTATGATCGCCCATAATCTGCGCCAGACCCGCAACCCGAACTCATCTGGGTTAGTTCTGCGCCGAGTATTGTCAATGCGCGGTTTATTGCTTAATCCGCTCTAA
- the rihA gene encoding pyrimidine-specific ribonucleoside hydrolase RihA, with translation MTCPIILDCDPGHDDAIALILALAHPDLVPLAVTTSAGNQTPDKTLNNALRILTLLNRSDIPVAGGAAKPLARDLIIADNVHGETGLDGPALPNPSFSPQAITAVELMAQQIRKSHQPVTLIPTGPLTNIALLLASHSELHDKIERIVLMGGAAGVGNWTPAAEFNIFVDPEAADIVFKSGIPITMCGLDVTHQAQIMDEDIERIRAIPNPVAKCVAELLDFFMIYHRDPKWGFVGAPLHDPCTIAWLLKPELFDAQDCWVGIETQSELTLGMTVVDRYQLTGKPANATVLFGLNRQGFVDLLVHSLAAYTPTYLNRR, from the coding sequence ATGACTTGCCCTATTATTCTGGATTGCGATCCCGGCCATGACGACGCCATTGCGCTCATTTTAGCGCTAGCCCATCCTGATCTCGTTCCACTCGCCGTCACCACCAGCGCCGGTAACCAAACGCCAGATAAAACCCTCAATAATGCCTTGCGGATCTTAACCTTATTAAATCGCAGTGATATTCCTGTCGCGGGCGGCGCCGCCAAACCATTAGCCCGTGATTTAATTATTGCCGATAATGTCCACGGCGAAACCGGACTCGACGGCCCTGCATTGCCTAATCCAAGTTTTAGTCCTCAAGCCATTACCGCAGTTGAATTAATGGCGCAGCAAATTCGCAAAAGTCATCAGCCAGTAACCTTAATTCCCACAGGGCCGCTGACTAACATCGCCCTTTTACTCGCGAGTCATAGCGAGTTACACGATAAAATTGAACGCATTGTGCTGATGGGCGGCGCAGCCGGCGTCGGCAATTGGACGCCTGCCGCCGAGTTTAATATTTTTGTCGACCCAGAAGCCGCCGATATTGTGTTTAAATCCGGTATTCCCATAACCATGTGCGGCCTTGATGTAACCCATCAAGCGCAGATCATGGACGAAGATATCGAACGTATTCGGGCAATTCCCAACCCTGTGGCTAAATGCGTCGCCGAATTACTGGATTTCTTTATGATTTACCATAGGGATCCTAAATGGGGATTTGTTGGCGCGCCGCTGCACGATCCATGTACTATTGCTTGGTTACTCAAACCTGAACTGTTTGATGCCCAAGACTGCTGGGTAGGAATCGAAACCCAAAGCGAGTTAACGCTGGGGATGACGGTCGTCGATCGCTATCAGCTTACGGGTAAGCCCGCCAATGCCACAGTGCTGTTTGGACTCAATAGACAAGGCTTTGTTGACTTGTTAGTTCACAGCTTAGCAGCCTACACTCCAACGTATCTCAACCGCAGATGA
- a CDS encoding LysR family transcriptional regulator, translating to MIELRHLRTLMALKESGSLAGAAKKRFVTQSALSHQIKELEQRINSPIFVRKSKPLSFTQEGARLLHLAEEILPKVLETETDLKNGLETDTNQLRVGIECHSCFRWLMPVMEQFRQDHPQAELDLSSRHLFDSLNALEMGELDIVLTSDPVPGHSLAYQHLFDFEVKLVVAKDHPLAKEAYVTPKQLSRLPIISYPVPLARLDIYRHFLEPAGIEAGEQKTCDLTMMLLQRIACKDGIAALPNWSINEGHGLSLAAVKLGQEGLKRPLFGAYRRHSANSALVQNWLQLVASEGLTRQQKSN from the coding sequence ATGATCGAACTAAGACATCTGCGAACCTTAATGGCACTGAAAGAGAGTGGCAGCTTGGCGGGCGCAGCCAAAAAACGTTTTGTCACCCAATCGGCGCTCTCCCATCAAATTAAGGAGTTAGAGCAACGAATTAACTCGCCCATTTTTGTGCGTAAGAGCAAACCCCTCTCCTTCACTCAGGAAGGCGCTCGCCTGTTACACCTCGCAGAAGAGATCCTCCCTAAGGTGTTGGAGACGGAAACCGATCTCAAAAATGGATTGGAGACCGATACTAATCAGCTAAGGGTTGGGATTGAATGCCACAGCTGTTTTCGCTGGTTAATGCCAGTGATGGAGCAATTTAGGCAAGATCATCCTCAAGCCGAGTTAGATCTCTCAAGCCGTCATCTATTCGACTCGCTCAATGCCCTAGAAATGGGCGAACTGGATATAGTGCTCACCTCAGATCCCGTGCCAGGGCACTCGCTAGCCTATCAGCATTTGTTTGATTTTGAAGTGAAGTTAGTAGTTGCTAAGGATCATCCCTTAGCGAAAGAAGCCTATGTTACGCCTAAGCAATTGTCGCGTTTACCGATAATCAGTTATCCGGTGCCACTGGCGCGTTTAGATATTTACCGCCACTTTTTAGAACCCGCGGGCATAGAAGCTGGCGAGCAAAAAACCTGTGATTTGACCATGATGTTACTGCAACGCATCGCCTGTAAGGACGGTATCGCCGCCCTGCCCAATTGGTCTATTAATGAAGGACATGGTTTAAGCCTCGCCGCGGTAAAACTAGGCCAAGAGGGGTTAAAGCGCCCACTATTTGGTGCCTATCGTCGCCACAGTGCCAACTCGGCGTTAGTGCAAAATTGGCTGCAATTAGTGGCAAGCGAAGGCTTAACTCGCCAGCAGAAATCTAACTAA
- the azu gene encoding azurin — protein sequence MKATSTIFRNMTSATLLGLGLFVASQASANECELKIAATDAMQFDTKELSVPATCKEVTLTLTHTGTLPKAAMGHNWVLTKAADMSAVATDGMGAGADAAYVKAGDSRVIAHTGLVGGGESTSVTFSTAGMSPTEAYQFFCSFPGHRAIMQGSFKLKG from the coding sequence ATGAAAGCGACAAGCACCATTTTCCGTAATATGACTAGCGCAACCCTACTCGGCCTAGGATTATTCGTCGCCAGCCAAGCGAGTGCGAATGAATGTGAGCTAAAGATTGCTGCGACTGACGCAATGCAATTTGACACTAAAGAGCTGTCTGTTCCTGCAACCTGTAAAGAAGTCACCCTCACGCTAACCCACACAGGCACCCTGCCAAAAGCCGCCATGGGACACAACTGGGTATTAACCAAAGCTGCTGATATGTCAGCCGTTGCGACCGATGGTATGGGCGCTGGAGCCGATGCAGCCTATGTTAAAGCGGGTGATAGCCGTGTGATTGCACATACCGGTCTAGTCGGTGGTGGTGAATCGACCTCAGTCACCTTCAGCACCGCGGGCATGAGCCCAACTGAAGCTTACCAATTCTTCTGCAGCTTCCCTGGTCACAGGGCGATTATGCAAGGTAGCTTTAAGTTAAAAGGCTAA
- a CDS encoding phosphoribosyltransferase has protein sequence MSEKYFVTAQQLLEDSFLLASQVYESGFRPQFIVGIWRGGAPIGIAVQEFFDFKQVETDHIAVRTSSYYGIGTDKQSKEIKVHGLHYIVENANASDSLLIVDDVFDSGRSIHALKEKLGQLMRLNMPKDIRIACPYYKPKNTAVPLKPDYYIHASEDWLVFPHEVTGLTPEEIAEGKGDLKNIQHLFK, from the coding sequence ATGTCAGAGAAGTATTTCGTTACCGCACAGCAACTGCTCGAAGATTCATTTCTATTAGCGTCACAGGTTTATGAGAGTGGATTCCGTCCGCAGTTTATCGTCGGTATTTGGCGTGGTGGTGCTCCTATCGGGATCGCGGTGCAAGAGTTTTTCGACTTTAAACAAGTTGAAACCGACCATATTGCCGTGCGTACCTCTTCTTACTACGGCATTGGCACTGACAAACAAAGCAAAGAAATCAAAGTGCATGGTCTGCATTACATTGTTGAAAATGCCAATGCTAGTGACAGTTTATTGATTGTTGATGATGTGTTTGACTCTGGCCGCAGTATCCATGCGCTCAAGGAAAAGTTAGGCCAATTGATGCGTTTAAATATGCCTAAGGATATTCGCATCGCCTGCCCGTATTACAAGCCAAAGAATACTGCAGTGCCTTTAAAACCTGATTACTATATCCATGCCTCTGAAGATTGGTTGGTGTTCCCACACGAAGTGACAGGTTTAACGCCGGAAGAAATTGCCGAGGGTAAGGGCGATTTAAAAAATATTCAGCATCTTTTTAAGTAA
- a CDS encoding TonB-dependent receptor: MGTHPTKIALLIGSLCSFSIIAPVMAADDTSTAKVDEHLVVIGRSDKTPLNIAANVNVIDAAAIEMSGATNLTDVLRGQSGIQISDNNIGTSFAMRGFSASTAVNNTLILLDGRRLNNIDIAAPSLNAIPLNLVERVEILSGSAGVLYGDQAVGGVINIVTKSPENTGGSVQLSGGSFNTYEGRGDVSGAINKDWRYFLSGSYNQGDNYRQHNANETGSILGRIQYKTATDSFFVETSYYDDDRENPGSLTVDQFKFDPRQSSNKSEYVHEMTTAARSGYQHQLNQNWALAADLDYSDTLVSSVNWGAGSHNTRSLLMFSPKALANYSTRQGELNLVTGLDISRGKADYDSMARSNVQDMQSAYLQATVPLSHTLSYVVGGRYARVTDELVDGNVYPNGIDLDEDATAFEFGLNYRPSAEHRFYLRGDENFRFAKVDEQAYTPKDVFGLKPQTGRSYEAGWDWTVASQSLRVSLYRLDLEDEIVFDPSAEKPVGGSFQGANVNADASRRYGASADWDWQVTQALQLGLEYNYIDAEFTDGLNDGKKLSWVAEHSGRGYVSMDVAEHIQLFAEAIYTGERFVEGDNANQGEKLASYVLGNLALNYSRDAWLASLRIDNLFDKDYVSSGYYGGNWGDGYYSGRGRDIRLTVGYRF; the protein is encoded by the coding sequence ATGGGAACACATCCAACAAAAATCGCGCTGCTGATCGGCAGCCTTTGCAGTTTTTCAATTATCGCGCCCGTTATGGCGGCTGACGATACCAGCACAGCTAAAGTCGATGAGCATCTTGTCGTGATAGGCCGCTCTGATAAGACCCCGTTAAATATTGCCGCCAATGTGAATGTGATTGATGCAGCAGCGATTGAAATGAGTGGCGCGACTAATTTGACCGACGTCTTACGCGGCCAAAGTGGTATTCAAATTTCGGATAACAATATTGGTACTAGCTTTGCTATGCGTGGTTTTAGCGCCAGCACAGCGGTAAACAACACCTTAATTTTACTCGATGGTCGCCGCCTAAATAACATCGATATTGCCGCGCCTAGCTTAAATGCGATTCCCTTAAATCTGGTTGAGCGCGTCGAAATATTATCGGGCAGTGCGGGCGTGCTCTATGGCGATCAAGCCGTGGGCGGGGTGATTAACATTGTGACTAAGTCGCCTGAGAATACTGGCGGCAGCGTGCAATTATCCGGCGGTAGCTTTAATACTTACGAAGGTCGTGGCGACGTGTCTGGCGCAATCAACAAGGATTGGCGCTATTTCTTGAGCGGTAGTTACAACCAAGGTGACAACTATCGTCAGCATAATGCAAACGAAACAGGGTCTATTCTGGGTCGCATTCAATATAAAACGGCGACGGATTCTTTCTTTGTCGAAACCAGCTATTACGATGATGATCGTGAAAATCCTGGCTCATTGACGGTCGATCAATTCAAGTTCGATCCACGTCAGTCTTCCAATAAAAGCGAATATGTCCATGAGATGACCACTGCGGCGCGCAGCGGTTATCAGCATCAGCTTAACCAAAACTGGGCGTTAGCGGCGGATTTGGATTACAGCGATACCTTAGTCAGCTCCGTCAATTGGGGCGCGGGTAGCCATAACACCCGCTCGCTGTTGATGTTTAGCCCCAAAGCTTTAGCCAACTACAGTACACGCCAAGGCGAGCTAAACCTAGTGACAGGCTTAGATATCAGCCGTGGTAAGGCCGATTACGATTCTATGGCACGTAGCAATGTGCAGGACATGCAAAGTGCTTATCTACAAGCCACTGTGCCATTAAGCCATACCTTAAGTTATGTGGTAGGCGGACGTTATGCGCGGGTGACTGACGAGTTAGTCGATGGCAATGTCTATCCAAATGGTATCGATTTAGATGAAGATGCCACCGCATTCGAGTTTGGCCTAAACTATCGCCCGAGCGCCGAGCACAGATTCTACCTGCGTGGCGATGAGAACTTCCGTTTCGCCAAGGTCGATGAGCAAGCTTACACCCCGAAAGATGTGTTTGGCTTAAAGCCACAGACTGGCCGCTCCTATGAGGCGGGTTGGGATTGGACAGTTGCCAGCCAAAGTCTGCGCGTGAGCTTATACCGCCTCGATTTAGAAGATGAAATTGTCTTTGACCCAAGTGCGGAAAAACCTGTTGGTGGTAGTTTTCAAGGTGCAAACGTTAATGCCGATGCCTCACGCCGTTATGGCGCGAGTGCCGATTGGGATTGGCAGGTGACTCAAGCATTACAATTAGGGCTGGAATATAACTATATCGATGCCGAATTTACCGATGGATTGAATGATGGCAAGAAATTGTCTTGGGTGGCGGAGCACTCCGGGCGCGGTTATGTCAGTATGGATGTTGCGGAGCATATCCAACTGTTTGCAGAGGCGATTTACACGGGCGAGCGTTTCGTCGAAGGCGATAATGCTAACCAAGGCGAAAAACTTGCTAGCTATGTGCTTGGTAATCTTGCCCTTAACTATAGCCGTGATGCTTGGCTTGCGAGCTTACGTATCGATAACCTGTTTGATAAAGACTATGTTAGCTCAGGTTATTATGGTGGCAACTGGGGTGACGGCTATTACTCAGGCCGAGGCCGTGATATTCGCTTGACGGTAGGTTACCGCTTCTAA
- the rbsK gene encoding ribokinase has product MSHILVIGSANADHVMNFEYLPVPGQTLKSRSYRLEHGGKGANQAVACARLCLPDSRVDFICHLGQDSIGNEMRDSWLKDGIQAEGITLVDNVSTGTAMIFVADNGENAIGIAAGANAHLTPLELEKHYALFANAQYLLIQLETPTETVSNALQMAKRLGITTVLNPAPAATQELDYLKWVDIITPNETEAEALTGIEVKHEEDAKLAAQWLHQQGITTVVITLGSKGAFISSPGFTGLIPALTVQAIDTVAAGDTFNGALVVGLSEGMSIAAAVSFANAASAITVTREGAQRAIPYRSEVSR; this is encoded by the coding sequence ATGAGCCATATTCTCGTTATCGGCAGTGCCAACGCCGATCATGTTATGAACTTTGAGTATTTGCCTGTTCCTGGACAAACCTTAAAAAGCCGAAGCTATCGGTTAGAACATGGTGGCAAGGGCGCCAATCAGGCGGTCGCTTGCGCCCGGCTGTGCCTTCCCGATTCTCGCGTAGATTTTATCTGCCACTTAGGCCAAGACAGCATTGGAAATGAAATGCGCGACAGTTGGCTCAAGGATGGCATCCAAGCCGAGGGCATCACCCTAGTCGACAATGTGAGCACTGGCACGGCGATGATTTTTGTCGCCGATAATGGCGAAAACGCCATCGGGATCGCCGCTGGGGCCAATGCCCATCTCACCCCCCTTGAATTAGAAAAACATTACGCCCTGTTTGCCAATGCGCAATACCTGCTGATCCAGCTCGAAACACCCACCGAAACAGTTAGCAATGCACTCCAAATGGCTAAACGTCTTGGTATAACCACAGTTCTCAATCCAGCGCCAGCGGCCACTCAGGAGCTGGATTACCTGAAATGGGTCGACATTATTACCCCCAATGAAACCGAGGCCGAAGCATTAACGGGTATTGAGGTCAAGCATGAAGAAGATGCCAAACTCGCGGCCCAATGGCTACATCAACAGGGGATTACCACTGTGGTGATTACCTTAGGTAGCAAAGGCGCATTTATTAGCAGCCCTGGTTTTACCGGGCTAATCCCCGCCCTCACTGTGCAAGCCATCGATACGGTCGCCGCTGGTGATACCTTCAACGGCGCGCTCGTTGTCGGCTTAAGTGAAGGTATGTCAATTGCCGCCGCCGTCAGCTTTGCCAACGCAGCATCGGCGATTACGGTTACCCGTGAAGGTGCACAGCGCGCCATCCCCTACCGCAGCGAAGTATCGCGTTAA
- a CDS encoding DUF3622 domain-containing protein: MSKGKKYDFRVTQAENGWKTEITRRMTSTKTVVSKSHDGFATEAEAQAWGQAELQVFLGTLVERNKRRSEKQAKAKLAAALAAEAATDADDFDDEDEFDEE, encoded by the coding sequence ATGAGCAAGGGTAAAAAATACGATTTTCGCGTAACTCAAGCTGAAAATGGTTGGAAGACTGAAATCACCCGTCGTATGACGTCGACTAAGACGGTAGTGTCGAAAAGCCACGATGGTTTTGCGACCGAAGCAGAAGCACAGGCTTGGGGCCAAGCTGAACTGCAAGTGTTTTTAGGCACGTTGGTTGAGCGCAACAAGCGTCGTTCAGAAAAACAAGCTAAGGCCAAATTAGCGGCGGCATTAGCGGCTGAAGCGGCAACGGATGCCGATGATTTTGATGATGAAGACGAATTCGACGAAGAGTAA